AAGACAACCACCGCGGTCAATCTGTCCGCTGCCTTGGCCGAAGCGGGCAACCGCGTTTGTGTTGTCGACCTGGACCCGCAAGCCCACGCATCGCTGCACTTGGGAATTTCGGTTCTCGATGGCAACCCAAGCACCTACGAAGTCCTTTGCGGCGAGATCAGCCTGGCGCACGCACGGCAATGGGTCAGCCCTAATCTGGCCGTTGTTCCGGCGCACCTCGATCTGGCCGCTGCCGAAATGGAATTGTCGGGCGAAGTCGGTCGCGAGATGATTTTGCGCGACAAGGTCGCCGAAGACGACGAACAATTTGATTACATGATCCTCGACTGCCCGCCATCGCTGGGCGTCCTGACGCTCAACGCCCTGGTCGCGGTCGAAGAGGTCTTCCTGCCGCTGCAACCTCACTTCCTGGCGTTGCACGGACTCAGCAAACTGTTGCGAACTGTCGAGATCGTTTCGATGCGGTTGAACGAATCGCTGCGGATGAGCGGCGTGGTGCTGTGCATGTACGATTCGACCACGCGACTGGCGGCGGAAGTTTCCAGCGACGTCGAACAGTTCTTTAACAGCTCCCAAGGTGGACGCCACATTCTCGATGGCGCCAAGTTCTTCGACACGCGAATTCGCCGCAACATTCGTTTGGCCGAAGCTCCCAGCTTTGGACAATCGATCTTGCAATACGCTTCGGCTTCCAACGGTGCCGAAGACTACCGATCGCTGGCGGGTGAAGTCCAAGCACAGATCGCCCGCGCCACCGCGGCAGCCTAACCTCCGCGGACGATACCAGACTGCCGCCAATGCAAATCGCCCCGCGAGGTTTCCGGCAATCGATGCCAAAGACCGCGAAGGGCGAATGCTGGATCCAACGTCTTCAAATGAAGCGTTGCTTCGATCGCACGGCTACTTCTCGAGTGGTTTCTCGTTCCCCTTGCCGTCTTTCAAATACGGCTCGCGAACCTGCTCTCCTTGAGCGGGTTGCAGTTCGCGAACCCAGATGTTGCGGAAGCGAACTGGATTGCCGTGGTCTTGCAGACGAATCGGCAATCGATCGGCGTGCTGCTTGTATTCCGCCGGACGATGGTAGGGCGTGTCCCCTTTCAGTTCATAGTGGTTCTGAATCACGACACCGTTGTGCAGCGCGGTGATGTAGGCTGGCGATTTCAGCGATCCATCTTCATTGAACCGTGGCGCTGTCCAGATCACGTCGTAGACGTTCCATTGCCCGGGCGGCCGAGTCGCGTTGACTTGCGGCGGCGTCTGTTTGTAGATCGCCCCGGCTTGGCCATCGTGGTAGGTTTCGTTGTCGTACGAATCAAGGATCTGCAATTCGTAGGTGTCCATTAAAAACAGCCCGCTGTTGCCGCGGCCCTGACCGCGGCCGGTAGCCGGCGTTGGGGCGGACCATTCGATATGCACCTGGCAATCGCCAAACGCTTCCTTGGTTCGAATGTCCCCCTTGCCCGAGACGGCCGCGCCGTCGACGATCTTCCAATTGTCGGTCCCCTTCCAAGCCGACAGATCGGTACCATCGAACAACACGATCGCATCCGATGGCGGTTTGTTCTCTTCGCCTGGAGTCACGACAGCTGGCGGCTGCCACTTGATGCCATTGAGGTATTCGTCGGCCGACGCCAACGGTGCGATCGATGCAGCCAGGGCGACGCTGCAAAGGATGGTTTGATTCATTGGTTTCATTTGGGTTATCCTGCTGGGCTTCAAAGGTGAATCATCGAGGCGACGCGGCTGCGGCTTGCTTTTCCCAGCCCTCCCACGCCGCGTGGTCCACCAAGATAAACACCGCAACATGGTCACGCTAGGAAGAATATCGAGATGTTTAGCCCCGGTCCCCGCCCCGATACGGTTCGCACGCCCGATGGCACGATAATGTCGGCCCCCGAGGGCTGGGAACTGTTGCCGCCGGGCGATGCGGGGCTGACCCGCCGTGTCAAAGCTGCCGGAACCCACTGGGTTGTCCAAGAGAAGAAGGGGCGAAAAATGTTCTCCCGCGGCGTCTGGGCTCCCGCCGCAACGATCGCGCGGATTCGGGCCGACCTTGTCGCCGAACGATCGACCGACGCCTATGCCAAACGGCAAGCGTCGAGCGCTCGCCGCCGGGAGAAAGTGCAGACCGAATACGTCGAAGATTTTTTTGCTGCCGTCGTCGAGTTCTTGAACTTTCATGATCGCCACGCAACGCTAGCCGATCGGTTTGCCAAAGCGGTCACCGACCATGCGACTCCCGTCGGCAGCGGCACCGTCGCGCGGACCCAGCGGATTCCGGTGCAGCAGCGCGCCCAAGCCGCCGTGATCGCTTGGATGCGGCACCAAACGACAGCTTACGATTCGATGAAGATCCCTCGAGAAAAGGGGAAGCGGCGCGAGGTCCGGCGGATGCTAGCAGCGAGGTCCAACGAACTGCTCGCCCAATACCGCCGCGGCGATTCCCCATCCCCTCATTGTCCGTTGTTCAAATCGCTTACCAACCCTCCCGCCGCCTGAGCCAGACAACGTATCGAATCGGCTGCGCTGGCCAAAACCTCCCCAACAACAGCAACAGATTGAGCGGTATGGCACGAAAACGTGCGCGCTCGGGCCGACGCCGCACATCCTTTCGATGTGCCGACAAGCCCCACTTTCCGTAGTGCGTGGCGGCGGCTCAATTGCCTGGAGCGGAGATTCTCACGTGCACCGAAACTAACCGAACTTTGGCACGAAAGATGCGGCGTGTAAAAGGGATGGACGTCGCTCTATAGTCTTTCGACTTCCTAACTCGAGCCTTCAAATCTACTTGCCGTGCGGCAGAGGTTGCCTCCCACATGCCCATGCAGATCCATCTCGTCAACGATCCCTCGGAAGCCGAACTGGCGGACTACTTACGCGATCGAATCTCGGCGGCGATCGGTTCGCTGAAACATCCCCTGGAATATGTCGAAGCCGAACTTCACGATGATCCGACGCAACCCGATCGCGGCCGCGTATGCGACATCGACATGAAGCTCTTCCCTCGCGGTTGGATCTATGTCAACGCCCGCAGCGACGACTTCCGCAACGCGATCGATCTCGCGGTCGCCCGCGCCAATGCGGTCGTCAAACGAACGGTCTCTGCCGAGGATTGATGTGTCCAACCGCTGCGTTAGCAACGCACCAGTGGTTGACCAATTCCAATCCCTACGATAACAAACAGCTACAAATAGATCGCGGCAGCGGAAGATTGCCGTGTTACCAAATCATCAGGGAGAAGAATAAAGTGACGATCACGCGAGTTGGCAGCAATGAAGCTTATGCCGATGGCTGGAGCAAAGCATTCAGTAGCGGCAAGGCAACGAAGAAAGCCGCAACGAAGAAAGCGACCAAGAAAGTAACGACAGCTCGAGCCACGAAGAAGGCTGCCACCAAGAAAACGGCTACCAAAAAAGTTGCAGTGAAGGCTGCGGCTAAAAAGACGACCAAGAAAAAGAAGCGATAGTTTCGCAGCGGAGCGTCGCGACGACGCTCCCCTTCGCCAGCACTTCGATCACGCGGTGCTTGGCGTCTCTGCCACTCGGCGGCTGATTCGATCGCCGCCCTCTCTGTCGCGCGACAGCCGCGGATTGCCGATCGCAATCTGCGGCCGACGCCCTCTCGAAGATCTCCGCTGCTCGCTCCATCGCACCTGCGACAAAAACGCTCGATGCGTTGGTCTAGTGCCGCGAATCAGCTGTCGCCGGCACGCATCGACCCAAAGTTCATCGCCAGTCATTCAAGCGGAACGGGCTAGTGCTTTGTCAGGCTTTGATTTTGGGGTAGAGGGATTTTAGTTTTGTTCTCGCATCTTTGACTTGGAATTGCCAGTCAACGCCACGCTGTCTTCTGTTTGAGTGTGAGGACCACGCCTGTGTTTCCTTTCTCAGCGGCGCAATCGTCGCGAATCGACGACCGTTGATACACTGCCGCGTCATTGAACTGAGTTCGTTCTCAGCCGCGTTGAGCCAACTTCCATGCTTGGGTGTGTAACGGAACTCGATGCGACGAACCAAGGCACGGGCTTTTTCTGGCTTAAAGGCCTCGTAGAAGGCGCCTTTGGTGTGGGTATTGAGATTGTCACATACCAGGATGATCTTCTTCGCCTTTTTGTAGCGTGTCGTCAGCAGTGCCTCCATTTCGATGGCCCAATCGACCTTGGTTCGCTTTGGACGCACGGTGACTTCTCTCCATCCGGCCAGCGGCTCGGTGAACATGAACACGCTGGCGGTTCCGCACCGTTCATACTCGTAATCGACGCGTCGAGCATGATTGCGGGTCGCCGGGATCGGCGTTCGCGTCTCTTTGTGAAGCTGGACCGGCTGTTCGTCCATGCACACCACGGGATAGTCCGAATCATACGGTTCTTCGTAGGTATCTAGGACTTCTTCCATGCACGCTACAAATTCGGAGTCGGCG
Above is a genomic segment from Rosistilla ulvae containing:
- a CDS encoding IS630 family transposase (programmed frameshift), with translation MKKYIVRLSDTEREELKAIVKKLKGSSQKVRRALILLKADTEGPGWTDAKIAEALACRIQTVENLRKRLVTEGFDTALHGKPRLSAPREKTLDGKQEAKVIALRLGKPPKGFASWSLRLLADHVVELGIVDSISYETVRQTLKKTGMTNRKIQYWVIPPDADSEFVACMEEVLDTYEEPYDSDYPVVCMDEQPVQLHKETRTPIPATRNHARRVDYEYERCGTASVFMFTEPLAGWREVTVRPKRTKVDWAIEMEALLTTRYKKAKKIILVCDNLNTHTKGAFYEAFKPEKARALVRRIEFRYTPKHGSWLNAAENELSSMTRQCINGRRFATIAPLRKETQAWSSHSNRRQRGVDWQFQVKDARTKLKSLYPKIKA
- a CDS encoding 3-keto-disaccharide hydrolase, which translates into the protein MNQTILCSVALAASIAPLASADEYLNGIKWQPPAVVTPGEENKPPSDAIVLFDGTDLSAWKGTDNWKIVDGAAVSGKGDIRTKEAFGDCQVHIEWSAPTPATGRGQGRGNSGLFLMDTYELQILDSYDNETYHDGQAGAIYKQTPPQVNATRPPGQWNVYDVIWTAPRFNEDGSLKSPAYITALHNGVVIQNHYELKGDTPYHRPAEYKQHADRLPIRLQDHGNPVRFRNIWVRELQPAQGEQVREPYLKDGKGNEKPLEK
- a CDS encoding ParA family protein, which encodes MRTIAIINQKGGVGKTTTAVNLSAALAEAGNRVCVVDLDPQAHASLHLGISVLDGNPSTYEVLCGEISLAHARQWVSPNLAVVPAHLDLAAAEMELSGEVGREMILRDKVAEDDEQFDYMILDCPPSLGVLTLNALVAVEEVFLPLQPHFLALHGLSKLLRTVEIVSMRLNESLRMSGVVLCMYDSTTRLAAEVSSDVEQFFNSSQGGRHILDGAKFFDTRIRRNIRLAEAPSFGQSILQYASASNGAEDYRSLAGEVQAQIARATAAA
- a CDS encoding DUF2293 domain-containing protein, with protein sequence MFSPGPRPDTVRTPDGTIMSAPEGWELLPPGDAGLTRRVKAAGTHWVVQEKKGRKMFSRGVWAPAATIARIRADLVAERSTDAYAKRQASSARRREKVQTEYVEDFFAAVVEFLNFHDRHATLADRFAKAVTDHATPVGSGTVARTQRIPVQQRAQAAVIAWMRHQTTAYDSMKIPREKGKRREVRRMLAARSNELLAQYRRGDSPSPHCPLFKSLTNPPAA